The Opitutales bacterium ASA1 genome window below encodes:
- a CDS encoding PAS domain S-box protein, with translation MSRTDSPDRPPNPDLLAEMASSVPGVLHALRIGTDGNTSFTWISESARDILGLAPHELSADGSAFIRRIHELDAARVASSVALSMRELSAWTCEFRWLHPSRGVIWLEGRSCPRRLPEGATIWHGVLWEVTDRKNTETSLRDREQRLRLLLDQLAASIWTTDAALAVTSVSGLGDRPVGPNREGLVGRNVLELVPDPATRARAAEIYRRALAGDTGAFDVLHEGRDVRCLISPFREADGTIVGTLGIGFDLSEQRNTERTLAAERDRMEKIAGTIPGAVHSFRLRPDGTTCMPFGAERVSPLFGIPAEELLHDASRVRALIHPDDQEIVTRAVEHSARTLEPWHQEYRSLRADGTYGWLEGHSVPLRDPDGGTTWHGTLTDVTERKLAEQTLRESQAQLRTTFAQLSEGVVVCRLDGTIDDWNPAALAMHGFTDLAECRAGLEHFLDVFELRTLSGDRVPADAWPFARILRGETLHGLDLRIRHLRLGWEKTFRYTGSLARDERGRPVLAVVHVSDVTADRRHEEEILALNAELEERVRDRTAELIEANAELEAFSYSVSHDLRAPLRTIDGFAQALIEDHGHLLSAEARRLVDVMRKGACDMGRLIDDLLAFAQLGRREIRRQVVDTHAIVARCLRQLDDLHRDRKVHCTVHALPASDADPALLAQVWSNLLGNAYKYTRDASPAVIEIGFHDEQGIPAFFVRDNGIGFDMRYLDKIFGVFQRLQRQEDFEGTGVGLAIVHRIITRHGGRIWAESRLGHGATFHFTLQPHPA, from the coding sequence ATGTCGCGAACCGATTCACCCGATCGGCCCCCCAACCCCGATCTGCTAGCCGAGATGGCATCGTCCGTCCCAGGAGTGCTCCACGCCCTCCGGATCGGAACCGATGGAAACACCTCGTTCACGTGGATCAGCGAGTCGGCGCGCGACATCCTCGGCCTCGCGCCGCACGAACTCTCGGCCGACGGATCCGCGTTCATCCGTCGTATCCACGAATTGGATGCTGCACGCGTGGCCTCTTCCGTCGCACTTTCGATGCGCGAACTCTCTGCGTGGACCTGCGAATTCCGCTGGCTCCACCCTTCTCGCGGCGTGATCTGGCTCGAAGGTCGTTCCTGTCCTCGACGCCTGCCCGAAGGAGCCACGATCTGGCACGGGGTCCTGTGGGAAGTCACCGATCGCAAGAACACCGAGACGTCCCTGCGCGACCGCGAGCAAAGGCTCCGACTCCTGCTCGACCAACTCGCCGCCTCGATCTGGACGACCGATGCAGCCCTCGCCGTCACCTCCGTCTCCGGACTGGGCGACCGGCCTGTCGGGCCCAACCGCGAAGGACTCGTCGGGCGCAACGTCCTCGAACTGGTGCCGGATCCAGCCACCCGCGCGCGCGCCGCCGAAATCTACCGCCGCGCCCTCGCCGGCGACACGGGTGCGTTCGACGTGCTGCACGAAGGCCGCGACGTCCGTTGCCTGATCTCGCCCTTCCGCGAGGCCGACGGCACGATCGTCGGCACGCTCGGGATCGGCTTCGACCTCTCCGAGCAGCGCAATACCGAACGCACCCTCGCAGCCGAACGCGACCGCATGGAAAAGATCGCCGGCACCATACCCGGAGCGGTCCACTCCTTCCGCCTTCGTCCCGACGGTACGACCTGTATGCCGTTCGGTGCGGAACGCGTCTCGCCACTCTTCGGCATACCCGCCGAAGAACTCCTCCACGACGCTTCGCGTGTCCGAGCACTCATCCATCCCGACGATCAAGAGATCGTCACGCGTGCAGTCGAACACTCCGCCCGAACCCTCGAACCGTGGCACCAAGAATACCGCAGCCTCAGGGCGGACGGCACCTACGGTTGGCTCGAGGGGCACTCCGTCCCCCTGCGCGATCCCGACGGCGGCACCACGTGGCACGGCACGCTCACCGACGTCACCGAGCGCAAGCTCGCCGAGCAAACGCTGCGCGAAAGTCAGGCACAACTTCGCACGACTTTCGCGCAACTCTCCGAAGGCGTGGTCGTTTGCCGTCTCGACGGCACCATCGACGACTGGAATCCGGCCGCTCTCGCCATGCACGGCTTCACCGACCTCGCCGAATGTCGCGCCGGGCTCGAGCATTTCCTCGACGTCTTCGAGCTACGCACGCTCTCCGGCGATCGCGTGCCCGCCGACGCATGGCCGTTCGCCCGGATCCTCCGGGGCGAGACGCTCCACGGTCTCGACCTGCGCATTCGCCACCTCCGCCTCGGCTGGGAAAAGACCTTCCGCTACACCGGTTCGCTCGCGCGCGACGAACGGGGCCGCCCCGTCCTCGCCGTCGTCCACGTGAGCGACGTCACCGCCGACCGTAGACACGAAGAAGAGATCCTCGCGCTCAATGCCGAACTGGAAGAACGCGTCCGCGACCGCACCGCCGAGTTGATCGAAGCCAACGCCGAGCTCGAGGCGTTCTCCTACTCCGTCTCGCACGACCTGCGCGCACCCCTGCGCACCATCGACGGCTTCGCCCAAGCCCTGATCGAAGACCACGGTCACCTGCTCTCCGCCGAAGCGAGACGACTCGTCGACGTCATGCGCAAAGGCGCGTGCGACATGGGCCGACTCATCGACGATCTCCTCGCCTTCGCCCAACTCGGCCGACGCGAGATCCGGCGACAAGTCGTCGATACACACGCGATCGTCGCGCGTTGCCTCCGACAGCTCGACGACCTGCACCGAGATCGCAAGGTACACTGCACCGTCCACGCTCTCCCCGCCTCCGATGCCGACCCGGCTCTGCTTGCTCAAGTCTGGAGCAACCTCCTCGGCAACGCCTACAAATACACCCGCGACGCCTCTCCCGCCGTGATCGAGATCGGATTCCACGACGAACAAGGCATCCCCGCCTTCTTCGTCCGCGACAACGGCATCGGCTTCGACATGCGCTACCTCGACAAGATCTTCGGCGTCTTCCAGCGACTTCAACGCCAAGAAGACTTCGAAGGTACTGGCGTGGGCCTCGCCATCGTGCACAGGATCATCACCCGACACGGCGGACGCATCTGGGCCGAATCACGGCTTGGCCACGGCGCCACGTTCCACTTCACGCTGCAACCGCACCCCGCATGA
- a CDS encoding response regulator, giving the protein MTPSTSPIEILLVEDNPQDLELTLRALKKANIANHIEVARDGEEALDYVFCRGRHAERRISDTPRVILLDLKLPKIDGLEVLKQIKSDERTRNTPVVVLTSSKEQTDLVESYRLGVNSYIVKPVGFEGFAAAVQKLGMYWLLLNQPPA; this is encoded by the coding sequence ATGACGCCCTCTACTTCGCCCATCGAGATCCTCCTCGTGGAGGACAACCCGCAGGATCTCGAACTCACTCTCCGCGCCCTCAAGAAGGCCAACATCGCCAACCACATCGAAGTGGCACGCGACGGCGAAGAAGCACTCGACTACGTCTTCTGCCGCGGACGCCATGCCGAGCGCCGTATCTCCGACACGCCTCGCGTCATCCTCCTCGATCTGAAGCTCCCCAAGATCGACGGCCTCGAAGTGCTCAAACAGATCAAGAGCGACGAACGCACCCGCAACACGCCCGTCGTCGTCCTCACCTCCTCGAAGGAGCAGACCGATCTCGTCGAGAGCTACCGCCTCGGCGTGAACAGCTACATCGTCAAACCCGTCGGCTTCGAAGGCTTCGCCGCCGCCGTGCAGAAACTGGGCATGTATTGGCTGTTGCTCAACCAACCGCCGGCCTGA
- a CDS encoding response regulator transcription factor: MRTESAESILVVDDVPANLGVLLEFLGAAGFEVLVAESGRGALEQLEFVHPDIVLLDVLMPGMDGLAVCRRLKQRPEWSDIPVIFMTALTETVDKVAGFAAGGVDYVTKPVQPEEVLARVRAHLEIRRLQRELQAKNAALQREVRLRLEAEDQLQESLDQAVIVATHDHAIQFCTKHAWHLLERYFTAKVTTHLPAAIVAWVESVDGASGAREPLTLERTGSVLTIRPFVGSAGARTVMLLLEERMAIAGPEPLQSLGLTPREAEVLFWMTQGKTSPEIAVVLDAALNTVKKHAQNIFQKLGVENRTAAALRALEVLGLPPAERR, encoded by the coding sequence ATGCGAACGGAGAGCGCTGAGTCCATCCTCGTGGTCGACGACGTGCCGGCCAACCTCGGCGTGCTGCTGGAGTTTCTCGGCGCCGCCGGCTTCGAGGTGCTCGTGGCGGAGAGTGGGCGCGGGGCGTTGGAGCAACTCGAGTTCGTGCATCCGGACATCGTCCTGCTCGACGTGCTCATGCCGGGGATGGACGGGCTCGCGGTGTGCCGGCGGCTCAAGCAACGACCGGAGTGGAGCGACATCCCGGTGATCTTCATGACGGCGCTGACGGAGACGGTGGACAAGGTCGCGGGCTTCGCGGCGGGAGGGGTCGACTACGTCACCAAACCGGTGCAGCCGGAGGAAGTGTTGGCGCGGGTGCGTGCGCATCTGGAGATCCGGCGTCTGCAACGGGAGTTGCAGGCGAAGAACGCGGCGTTGCAGCGCGAGGTGCGGCTGCGGCTGGAGGCGGAGGATCAACTGCAGGAGTCGCTCGACCAAGCGGTGATCGTGGCGACGCACGACCACGCGATCCAGTTTTGCACGAAGCACGCGTGGCATCTGCTCGAGCGTTACTTCACCGCGAAGGTGACGACCCATCTGCCGGCTGCGATCGTGGCGTGGGTCGAGAGCGTGGACGGCGCGAGCGGTGCGCGGGAGCCGTTGACGCTGGAGCGCACGGGCAGCGTGTTGACCATCCGACCGTTCGTGGGTTCGGCGGGTGCGCGGACCGTCATGCTGTTGTTGGAGGAGCGCATGGCGATCGCCGGACCGGAGCCGCTGCAAAGCCTCGGGCTCACGCCACGCGAGGCCGAGGTGCTGTTCTGGATGACTCAGGGCAAGACGAGCCCGGAGATCGCGGTCGTGCTGGATGCCGCGCTCAACACGGTGAAGAAACACGCGCAAAACATCTTCCAGAAACTGGGCGTGGAAAACCGCACGGCCGCAGCGTTGCGCGCGCTCGAGGTGTTGGGGTTGCCTCCCGCGGAGAGGCGTTGA